The following are encoded together in the Clostridium sp. BJN0013 genome:
- a CDS encoding pyridoxal phosphate-dependent aminotransferase, with protein MRLSNRILNMQFSPIRKLAPYAAEAKKRGVKVYHLNIGQPDVLTPDIFFKAIENFKESVLKYTDSQGMDALQESFIEYYKKWGTEFSKEELVVTNGGSEAIMLTFMTICDPEDEIVSPEPFYTNYNGFAESASAKMVPFLTKAEDGFHLPDEKLIESKITPRTKAIMISNPGNPTGTVYTDKELRMLANIVKKHDLYLIADEVYREFVYDGLKYTSTLTLKDIADRLIIVDSISKRYSACGARIGLVASKNKEFMHNIMKLCQTRLCVPTVEQIGAAALKDTPDSYFIETRKEYEKRRNILMEGLQKIPGVICRKPSGAFYIVAKLPISDAQDFAKFLLTDFNKDGKTVMVAPADGFYATEGLGKDEVRISYCLNCDDLKDAMNLLKIAIEEYKKIKN; from the coding sequence ATGAGATTATCAAATAGAATTTTAAATATGCAATTTTCACCTATTCGCAAACTGGCACCATACGCTGCGGAAGCTAAAAAAAGAGGTGTGAAAGTTTACCATTTAAATATTGGTCAACCGGATGTGCTAACTCCAGATATATTTTTCAAAGCAATTGAAAATTTTAAAGAAAGTGTACTAAAATATACAGATTCACAAGGTATGGATGCACTTCAGGAAAGTTTCATAGAATATTATAAAAAGTGGGGTACAGAGTTTTCTAAAGAGGAACTAGTAGTGACTAATGGTGGCAGTGAAGCTATAATGTTAACTTTTATGACAATATGTGATCCAGAAGATGAAATAGTTTCTCCAGAACCTTTTTATACAAATTATAACGGTTTTGCAGAATCAGCTTCTGCTAAAATGGTTCCATTTTTAACAAAAGCTGAAGATGGTTTTCATCTACCAGATGAAAAATTGATAGAAAGCAAAATAACCCCTAGAACAAAAGCAATTATGATTTCAAATCCTGGTAACCCTACAGGAACTGTATACACAGATAAAGAACTTAGAATGCTTGCAAATATAGTCAAAAAACATGACTTATACTTAATCGCAGATGAAGTTTACAGAGAATTTGTATATGATGGACTAAAATATACTTCCACTCTTACTCTAAAAGATATAGCTGACAGGTTAATAATCGTAGATAGTATATCTAAACGTTATAGTGCCTGTGGTGCTAGAATTGGACTGGTAGCTTCAAAGAACAAAGAATTTATGCATAACATAATGAAACTATGTCAAACTAGACTATGTGTGCCTACAGTAGAACAAATTGGAGCAGCAGCTTTAAAAGACACCCCTGACAGCTATTTTATAGAAACAAGAAAAGAATATGAAAAGAGAAGAAATATATTAATGGAAGGTCTGCAAAAAATTCCAGGTGTTATATGCAGAAAACCTAGTGGAGCTTTCTACATAGTTGCTAAATTGCCTATTTCAGATGCACAGGATTTTGCAAAATTTTTATTAACTGATTTTAATAAAGATGGTAAAACTGTAATGGTTGCTCCTGCCGACGGTTTTTATGCTACTGAAGGTCTTGGAAAAGACGAAGTAAGAATATCTTACTGCCTAAATTGTGATGACTTAAAAGATGCCATGAATTTATTAAAAATAGCAATAGAAGAGTATAAAAAAATTAAGAATTAA
- a CDS encoding GNAT family N-acetyltransferase, with protein MYECVPLVKRNLSCFKKLNSKRTLFNSLNKDFFEIYDKSNFAQQIFLRRTVKLLRNNFSYIGYIWTDMVRKNVYNINAMNVSFISNKKVDSVPYIHLISTIKKHCVLKYLCEDNNYNSTLLENIGFKKKEGTLILCKELHENIDLSIHEGLKFQIFEKGKDEQKRCEIQNQIFQEHNRIPLTLEDIYMEQLQRYYFEKGSVFLKRNEEYIGYGQIIIEDNIPVIVNFGIIEKYRGKGYSKYLLNYLLNIIYSNDFHKIMIKVRDSNYIALNLYKSVGFEVKKERFNWELEK; from the coding sequence ATGTATGAATGTGTACCACTGGTAAAAAGAAATTTAAGCTGTTTTAAAAAACTAAATTCCAAAAGAACTCTATTTAATAGCCTAAATAAAGATTTTTTTGAAATTTATGATAAATCCAATTTTGCTCAACAGATATTTTTAAGAAGAACAGTGAAATTACTTAGAAATAATTTTAGTTATATAGGCTATATTTGGACTGATATGGTACGTAAAAATGTTTATAATATAAATGCTATGAATGTATCATTTATTTCTAATAAGAAGGTAGATAGTGTACCCTATATACATTTGATAAGTACTATAAAGAAACATTGCGTTTTAAAATATTTGTGCGAAGATAATAATTATAATTCCACATTACTTGAAAATATAGGTTTTAAAAAAAAAGAAGGTACCTTAATTCTTTGCAAGGAATTACATGAAAATATAGATTTGAGTATTCATGAAGGATTAAAATTTCAGATATTTGAAAAAGGAAAAGATGAACAAAAAAGATGTGAAATACAAAATCAAATATTCCAGGAGCATAATAGAATACCTTTGACTTTAGAAGATATATATATGGAACAATTGCAGAGGTACTATTTTGAAAAGGGATCGGTTTTTTTAAAAAGAAACGAGGAATATATAGGATATGGACAGATTATAATAGAAGATAATATTCCTGTTATAGTTAATTTTGGTATAATAGAAAAGTATAGAGGTAAGGGATATAGTAAATATCTTCTAAATTATCTTTTAAATATAATATACTCAAATGACTTTCATAAAATAATGATAAAGGTACGAGATTCTAATTATATAGCATTAAATTTGTATAAAAGTGTTGGATTTGAGGTTAAAAAGGAAAGATTTAATTGGGAGTTAGAAAAATAA
- the speD gene encoding adenosylmethionine decarboxylase, which translates to MNELGRHILAEIYGCDGKILNDKDFIEKTMVDSALKAGAEVREVAFHRFSPQGISGVVIISESHLTIHTWPELGYAAVDVFTCGDKINPWDACNYMTEKFNAKNMTATEIKRGIFEQVVEVKASNI; encoded by the coding sequence ATGAATGAATTAGGGAGACATATTCTAGCAGAGATTTATGGATGCGACGGCAAAATATTAAATGATAAAGACTTTATAGAAAAAACAATGGTAGATTCAGCATTAAAGGCAGGAGCGGAAGTAAGGGAAGTTGCATTTCATAGATTTAGCCCTCAGGGCATAAGCGGGGTAGTTATAATATCTGAATCCCATCTAACCATTCACACCTGGCCTGAACTTGGTTATGCTGCCGTGGATGTGTTTACTTGTGGAGATAAAATAAATCCTTGGGATGCTTGTAACTACATGACTGAAAAATTTAATGCGAAAAATATGACGGCAACTGAAATAAAGAGAGGTATATTTGAACAAGTTGTAGAAGTAAAAGCCTCAAATATATAG
- a CDS encoding bifunctional 4-hydroxy-3-methylbut-2-enyl diphosphate reductase/30S ribosomal protein S1 has protein sequence MNIILADKSGFCFGVKRAVTEAVNAREKFKKKIYTLGPLIHNNDIVNSLKEKGIYPIELDDIYSLEEGDVVVIRSHGVAKDILNLLKNKKINVVNATCPYVSNIQKKVEKYYKLGYDILIVGDINHPEVLGINGWCENTAIISKNGIDLDELPLKICIVSQTTEKQSNWEKVLNIVAKKCKEFIAFNTICSATEFRQKAAEHISKKVDMMVVIGGKNSSNTTKLYEICKSNCNNTIHVENSGEIPDNIIKTNKIKTIGVTAGASTPNWIIKEAVLKMSDDKNLELNEQLSYMDKNDTQIILGEKIKGIVISVNSKEAFLNIGYKSDGILPKSEITKEEDNNLEELIHIGDELDVKVIRRQNEDGYVVLSKLELDRENAYRELENANINNTSLKVTVKEDVNGGLVANYKGARVFIPASHVELYHVNDLSQYVDKELEVNIIEFKQERKGTRVVGSRREILRIEREKREEETWNRLEKDTVVEGEVRRLTDFGAFVDVQGVDGLLHVSELSWGRVNKPGDVLGIGDKIQVYILDVNKEKKKLSLSLKKLMEDPWNNVDIKYPVGNVVLGKVVRFANFGAFIELEPGVDALVHISQISHKRIDKPSDALEIGQEIKAKILEVNKENEKIALSIKEVDEI, from the coding sequence ATGAATATTATATTAGCGGATAAATCTGGATTTTGCTTTGGTGTAAAAAGAGCTGTTACTGAGGCTGTAAATGCCCGGGAAAAATTCAAAAAGAAAATATATACTTTAGGTCCTTTGATTCACAATAATGATATAGTAAATAGTTTGAAAGAAAAAGGTATATATCCTATAGAATTAGATGATATATATAGTCTTGAAGAGGGAGATGTAGTTGTAATACGTTCTCATGGTGTGGCAAAAGATATATTGAATCTTTTAAAGAATAAAAAAATCAATGTGGTGAATGCTACCTGTCCTTATGTCTCTAACATACAGAAAAAGGTGGAAAAATACTATAAATTAGGATATGATATATTGATAGTAGGTGATATTAATCATCCAGAGGTATTAGGTATAAATGGGTGGTGTGAAAATACTGCTATTATATCAAAGAATGGTATTGATTTAGATGAGCTACCCCTAAAAATATGTATAGTTTCACAGACTACAGAAAAACAGTCTAATTGGGAAAAGGTATTGAATATAGTAGCTAAAAAATGCAAAGAATTTATTGCATTCAATACTATATGCAGTGCTACAGAGTTCCGTCAGAAAGCTGCAGAACATATATCAAAAAAAGTAGATATGATGGTAGTAATAGGTGGTAAGAATAGTTCTAATACCACCAAGCTTTATGAAATATGTAAAAGTAATTGTAATAATACAATTCATGTTGAAAATTCAGGGGAAATACCTGATAATATAATTAAGACCAATAAAATTAAAACTATAGGTGTTACAGCAGGAGCTTCAACACCCAATTGGATAATAAAGGAGGCAGTTTTAAAAATGAGTGATGACAAAAATTTGGAGTTAAATGAGCAGTTATCTTATATGGACAAAAATGATACCCAGATAATATTAGGGGAGAAAATTAAAGGTATAGTAATATCTGTGAATTCAAAAGAGGCTTTTTTAAATATAGGATATAAATCAGATGGTATACTTCCAAAATCTGAAATAACAAAAGAAGAAGATAACAATTTAGAAGAATTAATTCATATTGGAGATGAATTAGATGTTAAAGTAATAAGAAGGCAAAATGAAGATGGATATGTGGTATTATCCAAGTTGGAATTAGATAGGGAAAATGCTTATAGGGAATTAGAAAATGCAAATATAAATAATACTTCTTTAAAAGTTACAGTAAAAGAAGATGTAAATGGAGGATTAGTGGCTAATTATAAAGGAGCTAGAGTTTTTATACCGGCCTCCCATGTGGAACTATATCATGTAAATGATCTTTCCCAGTATGTAGATAAGGAGTTAGAAGTTAATATAATTGAGTTTAAACAGGAAAGAAAGGGAACTAGAGTAGTAGGCTCAAGAAGGGAAATTTTAAGGATTGAAAGAGAGAAAAGGGAAGAAGAAACCTGGAATAGACTTGAAAAAGATACAGTGGTAGAAGGAGAAGTTAGAAGGTTGACTGATTTTGGAGCATTTGTTGATGTACAGGGAGTTGATGGACTTCTTCACGTATCTGAATTGTCCTGGGGAAGAGTTAATAAACCAGGAGATGTTTTGGGAATAGGAGATAAAATTCAAGTTTATATATTGGATGTAAATAAAGAAAAGAAAAAATTATCTCTGTCTTTAAAGAAACTTATGGAGGATCCTTGGAATAATGTAGATATAAAATATCCGGTAGGAAATGTAGTCCTTGGGAAAGTAGTTAGATTTGCCAATTTTGGGGCATTTATAGAATTGGAACCTGGAGTAGATGCATTAGTTCACATATCTCAAATAAGTCATAAAAGAATAGATAAACCTTCAGATGCACTAGAAATAGGTCAGGAAATAAAAGCTAAAATTTTAGAAGTAAATAAGGAAAATGAAAAGATAGCTTTAAGTATAAAAGAAGTAGATGAAATTTAA
- the cmk gene encoding (d)CMP kinase — translation MNISVAIDGPAAAGKSTIANIIAHKFNLMYINTGAMYRAAALLCMREEVCYKDVERVCEIVKSLKMQFEEDRLIVNGEDLTDSIKHPDVSNNVSNYAAIFELRKLLVKLQQDMAGKFNVIMDGRDIGTVVLKNAPLKFFLTASASERARRRYLELKKKNINVEYSKILDEIIKRDYIDSHRASSPFIKAEDAIEINSSELSIYEVVEIISVYIRKYIEEHS, via the coding sequence TTGAATATATCTGTGGCAATTGATGGACCTGCAGCTGCAGGTAAAAGTACTATAGCAAATATTATAGCCCACAAATTTAATCTTATGTATATAAATACAGGTGCTATGTATAGAGCTGCTGCACTTTTATGCATGAGAGAGGAAGTATGTTACAAGGATGTGGAGAGAGTATGTGAAATTGTAAAATCACTTAAAATGCAGTTTGAAGAAGATAGGCTTATTGTAAATGGTGAAGATTTAACAGATAGTATAAAACATCCTGATGTAAGTAATAATGTATCTAATTATGCTGCCATTTTTGAACTTAGAAAATTACTTGTGAAATTGCAGCAAGATATGGCAGGAAAATTCAATGTAATTATGGATGGAAGGGATATAGGTACTGTAGTTTTAAAAAATGCACCTTTGAAATTTTTTCTTACAGCTAGTGCTAGTGAAAGGGCAAGGAGAAGATATTTAGAATTAAAAAAGAAAAATATAAATGTAGAGTATAGTAAGATATTAGATGAGATAATTAAAAGAGATTATATAGATTCTCATAGGGCATCTTCTCCTTTTATAAAAGCAGAAGATGCTATAGAAATAAATTCATCTGAACTTTCTATTTACGAGGTTGTAGAAATTATTTCAGTTTACATAAGAAAGTACATTGAAGAACATAGCTAA
- a CDS encoding NAD(P)/FAD-dependent oxidoreductase, whose protein sequence is MSKVIVIGGGPSGMMAAITAANRGFDTTLIEKNEKLGKKMFISGKGRCNITNSKDISEFFDYIPVNSHFLYSSLYSFTNKDTFKFFNNLGVDLKVERGGRVFPKSDKSSDLIKAMEKELVKKNVMLRFNSKIRKLICRDSSIKAVQLEDNSLIEGDFFILCTGGMSYPQTGSTGEGYKIAESLGHTITKIVPALVPIEIKESWIKILQGLSLKNIELSIMDSNDNILYKEFGEMLFTHFGISGPIVLSASRAVKDNKDLKIVINLKPALNFQELDKRLQREFLSYSNKSFKNSLEGLLPKKLIGIILDLCNIKSDKKCNSITKEERQNLARLLQNFTIHIKGLRPIEEAIVTSGGVSVKEIDSSTMNSKIVSNLYFAGEIIDVDANTGGFNMQIALSTGFLAGNKIKDVVQI, encoded by the coding sequence ATGTCAAAGGTAATAGTAATTGGAGGAGGTCCGTCTGGGATGATGGCAGCAATAACTGCTGCAAACAGAGGATTTGATACTACTTTGATTGAAAAAAATGAAAAGCTTGGTAAGAAGATGTTCATATCAGGAAAAGGAAGATGTAATATAACCAATTCAAAGGATATAAGTGAATTCTTTGATTATATTCCTGTAAATTCTCATTTTTTGTATAGTTCTCTTTACTCCTTTACAAATAAGGATACTTTTAAATTTTTTAATAATCTTGGGGTAGATTTAAAAGTTGAAAGGGGGGGAAGGGTTTTTCCTAAATCAGATAAATCTTCTGATTTAATCAAAGCTATGGAAAAAGAATTAGTAAAAAAAAATGTAATGTTAAGGTTTAATTCTAAAATTAGAAAACTTATTTGTAGAGATAGTTCTATAAAAGCAGTACAACTTGAAGATAATTCACTTATAGAAGGAGATTTTTTTATACTCTGTACAGGTGGCATGTCCTATCCACAAACTGGTTCTACTGGAGAAGGATATAAAATAGCCGAAAGTTTAGGCCATACTATAACAAAAATTGTGCCTGCTCTTGTTCCTATAGAAATTAAAGAGAGCTGGATAAAAATATTACAGGGACTTTCTTTAAAAAATATAGAATTAAGTATAATGGATTCCAATGATAATATCTTATATAAGGAATTTGGAGAAATGTTATTTACCCATTTTGGCATTTCAGGGCCTATTGTATTAAGTGCCAGTAGAGCGGTGAAGGATAATAAAGATTTAAAAATAGTTATAAATTTAAAACCTGCCCTTAATTTTCAGGAGCTGGATAAAAGATTACAGAGGGAATTTTTAAGCTATTCAAATAAAAGTTTTAAGAATTCTTTAGAAGGGCTGCTCCCTAAAAAGCTTATTGGCATAATTCTAGATTTATGCAATATAAAATCAGATAAAAAGTGTAATTCCATAACTAAGGAAGAAAGACAAAATTTAGCCAGACTATTACAAAATTTCACCATACATATAAAAGGTCTTAGGCCTATAGAAGAAGCCATAGTTACATCTGGGGGAGTAAGTGTTAAAGAGATAGATTCGTCTACTATGAATTCTAAAATAGTTTCAAATTTATACTTTGCAGGTGAGATAATAGATGTAGATGCCAATACAGGAGGATTCAATATGCAAATTGCATTGTCTACTGGATTTTTAGCAGGAAATAAAATTAAAGATGTAGTACAAATTTAA
- a CDS encoding MurR/RpiR family transcriptional regulator, whose translation MESTNNQDLIRTIQIKFPRLSKGQKLIAEYILKHYDKAAFMTAAKLGVNVGVSESTVVRFANELGFSGYPKLQKSLQELIKNKLTTVQRIELSNDFVSQESPLKSVLKSDMENIRATLEKINHKTFDDVVNNIFKADRIYIIGLRSSTAIADFLGFYLNLILDNVKVVGYGISDIFEQMINLTSNDLVIGIGSPRYAVRTIEALAFAKSRNAKVVAVTDSLLSPLAARADYTLIAQSNMTSFVDSLVAPLSVINALIIAVGLQEKEKISSTFSNLETIWQEYEVYSLKDQN comes from the coding sequence ATGGAAAGCACTAATAATCAAGACTTAATAAGAACAATTCAAATTAAATTTCCTAGATTGAGTAAAGGTCAAAAATTAATAGCTGAATACATTTTAAAGCATTATGACAAGGCTGCCTTTATGACAGCTGCAAAATTAGGGGTAAATGTAGGTGTAAGTGAATCAACTGTAGTTAGATTTGCAAATGAACTTGGATTTTCAGGATATCCTAAATTGCAAAAATCCCTTCAGGAGCTTATAAAAAACAAACTTACTACGGTACAGAGAATTGAATTATCAAATGATTTTGTAAGTCAGGAAAGTCCACTAAAAAGTGTTTTAAAATCTGATATGGAAAATATAAGGGCTACTCTTGAAAAAATAAATCATAAGACTTTTGATGATGTGGTAAACAATATATTTAAGGCAGATAGGATATATATAATAGGGCTTAGAAGTTCCACTGCTATTGCAGATTTTTTGGGCTTTTATTTAAATTTAATTTTAGACAATGTAAAAGTTGTAGGATATGGAATAAGTGATATTTTTGAACAGATGATAAATCTAACTAGTAATGATTTGGTAATAGGTATAGGGTCTCCTAGATATGCTGTGAGAACTATTGAAGCTTTAGCTTTTGCTAAAAGCAGAAATGCTAAAGTAGTAGCTGTTACGGATAGTCTTTTATCTCCTCTGGCAGCTAGAGCAGATTATACCTTAATTGCTCAAAGTAATATGACTTCTTTTGTGGACTCTTTGGTGGCTCCTTTAAGTGTAATTAATGCATTGATTATTGCTGTGGGATTACAGGAAAAAGAAAAAATTTCCTCTACTTTTTCGAATTTAGAAACTATTTGGCAAGAATATGAGGTATATTCATTGAAAGATCAAAATTAG
- a CDS encoding DUF4264 family protein, whose translation MKNELKLISSKEFSNYEDMYKIVDFLNKNLNIYGFTFGICKKDNKSIINIYKYD comes from the coding sequence ATGAAAAATGAGTTGAAATTAATTTCATCAAAAGAGTTTAGTAACTATGAAGATATGTATAAAATTGTAGATTTTTTGAATAAAAATTTAAATATTTATGGTTTCACTTTCGGAATATGCAAGAAAGATAATAAAAGTATAATAAATATTTATAAATATGATTAA
- a CDS encoding pseudouridine synthase yields MIERLHKYMASCGIASRRKCEHTILEGRVKVNGVIVSRLGTTIDDERDEILVDNKRIEKENKKVYILLNKPKGYISSVKDDRGRKTLLHIVKVNERVYPIGRLDYNTSGIIILTNDGEVYNNIAHPGSQKSKVYIATIKGKPSSEDIKRFENGIDIGGYITAKAKFNLISSNKESSKVKIEIHEGKNRQIRKMCDAIGHPVITLMRTAIGDIKIGNLKEGAWRYLTEKEIQYIKGGKLL; encoded by the coding sequence ATGATAGAGAGATTACATAAATATATGGCTTCCTGTGGGATAGCTTCCAGAAGAAAATGTGAACATACAATATTGGAGGGAAGAGTAAAAGTAAATGGAGTAATTGTAAGTAGATTAGGAACAACAATTGATGATGAGAGGGATGAAATTCTAGTAGATAATAAAAGAATAGAGAAAGAAAATAAAAAAGTGTATATATTATTAAATAAACCTAAGGGATATATATCTTCTGTTAAAGATGATAGAGGACGCAAAACACTTCTTCATATAGTAAAAGTAAATGAAAGAGTTTATCCTATAGGAAGGTTAGATTATAATACTTCAGGAATTATAATACTTACCAATGATGGAGAAGTATATAATAATATAGCTCATCCAGGGAGCCAAAAATCCAAGGTGTATATTGCTACAATAAAAGGGAAACCCTCTAGTGAGGATATAAAACGATTTGAAAATGGTATAGATATAGGGGGATATATAACAGCTAAAGCAAAATTTAATTTAATTAGTTCAAATAAGGAAAGTTCAAAGGTAAAAATAGAAATACATGAGGGAAAAAACAGACAGATTAGAAAAATGTGTGATGCCATAGGCCATCCTGTAATAACTTTAATGAGAACTGCTATAGGAGATATAAAAATAGGTAATCTTAAAGAAGGTGCATGGAGATATTTAACTGAAAAAGAAATACAATATATAAAAGGTGGAAAGTTATTATGA
- a CDS encoding glycosyltransferase family 2 protein: MKEFIFNFTAIFQISVFTITMYYLILSLFGLYKKRDNGAEKCMPKNTFALLVAAHNEEMVIAKIIESLKDIDYPKDMYDIFVIADNCDDNTASIAKQYNVNVFERRVPDKKGKGYALEWMFNKIFKMDKQYDSIAVFDADNLVSKNFLMEMNYKLCQGYKVVQGYIDSKNPNDSWITGSYSISFWTANRLFQLSRSNLGLSNQIGGTGFCMNTDILKQLGWGATCLTEDLEFTCKLVLNGYKVGWAHNAVVYDEKPLTLKQSWHQRKRWMKGFTDVASRFFFKLIKKALRDKNLTALDCAIYTVQPFVTLLIGLSAFITILQNTHGLNIFVINIYFIPIVWKTFSIVQFLVTPFIMMLENKLSKKMFSIFVLYSFNIVVLALMFDSPTLLETVSGSILYLLIFVIGISLLGGKNSLRIFIWYLLYGIYTLTWIPITIQGILDKNNKEWNHTKHIRQISIQEVE, from the coding sequence ATGAAAGAGTTTATTTTTAATTTTACAGCTATTTTTCAAATATCAGTTTTTACAATCACAATGTATTATCTAATACTTTCTTTATTTGGACTCTATAAAAAAAGAGATAATGGTGCAGAAAAATGTATGCCTAAAAATACTTTTGCCCTTTTGGTAGCAGCTCATAATGAAGAGATGGTTATTGCAAAAATAATAGAGAGTCTGAAAGATATTGATTATCCCAAAGATATGTATGATATTTTTGTTATTGCGGATAATTGTGATGATAATACAGCATCCATAGCAAAACAGTATAATGTAAATGTATTTGAAAGAAGAGTTCCGGATAAAAAAGGGAAGGGATATGCACTGGAATGGATGTTCAATAAAATATTTAAAATGGATAAACAGTATGATTCTATAGCTGTTTTTGATGCAGATAATTTGGTCTCAAAAAATTTTTTAATGGAAATGAATTATAAATTATGTCAAGGATATAAAGTTGTTCAAGGTTACATAGACAGTAAAAATCCTAATGACTCATGGATAACAGGCTCTTATTCAATTTCTTTTTGGACTGCCAATAGGCTTTTTCAACTTTCTAGGTCAAATCTTGGATTATCAAATCAAATTGGAGGCACTGGCTTTTGTATGAATACAGATATACTAAAGCAACTTGGATGGGGTGCCACTTGTTTAACTGAAGATTTAGAATTCACCTGTAAATTAGTGTTAAATGGATATAAGGTAGGATGGGCTCACAATGCCGTAGTGTATGATGAAAAGCCTTTAACGCTGAAACAGTCCTGGCATCAAAGAAAAAGATGGATGAAAGGATTTACCGATGTTGCCTCCAGGTTTTTCTTTAAACTTATAAAAAAGGCACTAAGAGATAAAAATCTCACGGCACTTGACTGTGCCATATATACTGTGCAACCTTTTGTCACCTTGTTAATAGGGCTTTCAGCTTTTATAACTATTCTACAGAATACCCATGGTTTAAATATATTTGTTATAAATATATATTTTATACCTATAGTATGGAAAACATTTAGTATAGTTCAATTTCTAGTAACCCCTTTTATAATGATGTTAGAAAATAAACTGTCAAAGAAGATGTTTTCTATATTTGTTTTATATTCCTTCAATATAGTAGTACTCGCGCTGATGTTTGATTCACCTACTCTATTAGAGACGGTATCTGGAAGTATTTTATATCTTTTGATATTTGTAATAGGCATATCCTTATTAGGAGGTAAAAATTCTCTTAGAATATTTATATGGTATCTGCTCTATGGTATATATACTTTGACATGGATACCAATAACAATACAAGGAATATTGGACAAGAATAACAAAGAATGGAATCATACTAAACATATAAGACAAATAAGTATACAGGAAGTGGAATAA
- a CDS encoding carbon-nitrogen hydrolase family protein, whose product MKIGLCQMMVLKSSKSDNVKRAKQIIGEAVNKGANIVALPEMFNCPYNIKYFREYAERDNCQGETLSMLSSTAKEMGIYLIGGSIPEIDEKGNIYNTSFVFNELGEIIGKHRKVHLFDIDIKNKITFKESEVLTPGNKATVIDTKWGKIGVAVCYDVRFPELMRLMALQGAKIIFIPASFNTTTGPAHWELLFRSAAVENQLYTVGISPARNVNYSYVSYGNSLIVDPFGNILNILDEKEGILISEIDLNYIDEVRKSLPVLKHRREDLYKITLV is encoded by the coding sequence ATGAAAATAGGTTTGTGCCAGATGATGGTTTTGAAGTCCTCTAAGAGTGATAATGTGAAAAGAGCAAAACAAATCATAGGTGAAGCTGTAAATAAAGGAGCTAATATAGTAGCATTACCAGAAATGTTTAATTGTCCATATAATATTAAGTATTTTAGAGAATATGCTGAAAGAGATAATTGTCAGGGAGAGACCTTAAGTATGCTATCATCTACAGCTAAAGAGATGGGAATATATCTAATTGGAGGCTCTATACCAGAAATTGATGAAAAGGGAAATATCTATAATACTTCTTTTGTATTTAATGAATTAGGAGAAATAATAGGAAAACATAGAAAAGTACATTTATTTGATATAGATATAAAAAATAAAATAACATTTAAAGAGTCAGAAGTTTTAACGCCAGGTAATAAAGCTACTGTAATAGACACAAAGTGGGGAAAGATAGGTGTAGCTGTCTGTTATGACGTAAGATTTCCTGAGCTTATGAGGTTAATGGCACTTCAAGGGGCGAAAATTATATTTATTCCTGCATCTTTTAATACTACCACAGGACCTGCTCATTGGGAATTATTATTTAGAAGTGCTGCAGTAGAAAATCAACTTTATACTGTAGGAATATCACCAGCAAGGAATGTGAATTATTCTTATGTATCATATGGAAATTCTCTTATAGTAGATCCCTTTGGTAATATATTAAATATATTAGATGAAAAAGAGGGAATACTAATATCAGAAATAGATTTAAACTATATAGATGAGGTAAGAAAATCTCTTCCTGTACTTAAGCATAGAAGAGAAGATTTATATAAAATTACTTTAGTATAA